Within the Rosa rugosa chromosome 2, drRosRugo1.1, whole genome shotgun sequence genome, the region TATGGAGTGCGAGGATCCTTCCCAACTCGTTCATGGCACTCCACTAGGGGATGGTAATGTGCGTGTTTCCATCTATGCCGCGCTTGAGGAGAAAGCAAAAGTGCCATTTCCTGTGAAAGATGAAATTGAAACAGTGAAGCAGGCTATGGGGAGTTGGGTCGCATGGCCTAAACACCTAGTCATAAAATCTGCAGTCAAGGTAAGAACTGTGTATAATTCAACCTGTAGCTACTTTGATAACATTCATTTGTTTATAGAAATTCACTTAATTGTAGATATGCAGCTTATATTTATGATTTGTACCttacatttattttcttattctaGAAACCTACCAAGGATAAAGctgataagaagaagaaaaggaaagagataGGGGAAGAGGACTCGGAGATTGAATTTGGCTTGGCCAAATTGGCACCATCGTTGCCAGCTTCATTGAAGTTGTTATGTTTGTGGGGTGAGGATGCATTCAAAGATGGGAATACAATCAACTTCTACATGGAGCCTGAAGTGTTTGGATATTCTCGCAAGACATTTATATTGGGAAAAGATGTTAGGCGACTTGCAAGCATGAGGGAAGTAACTGGAACTTGCATTGCTGTGTATCAAAGGTAGAAAAAGTCCTTCAACTgatattatataaatatatatatatatatatatatatatttatttatatatacatatatgcttTGTCCGTAATGCCTTGATAAGGAGTATAGTTGCTGAAACCCAATGAGTTGGTGCAAATGTTTGTTATTAGGTACCTCTATGATAAGTTGAAGGCTTATAAAATGCTGGACATGGTTGCGTTTGTTGACCCTTCACTTATTGGTGCTGTGGGGTGTGGGAATGGAACTGTCAAGGCCCAACACATCAAAGATAGGCTTGTAACTGCTAAACCAGGGCAGATGTTCATGCTGCCATATAACTCAGGGTAAGTTAATGAATGTTTGCAAACTTTCATATCTACTGTGTCTGAACATATATAACAAATCAGTGTTCAAGATATATGACATTTTGTATGCATGTAGTGATCATTGGGTGTTGACACTTGTTGATCCGGAGAAAGGAACTGCCTATTTTATGGACCCGCTGAAAAGACGCTTACCCACAGGAGATTGGATGTCTATCGTGGATACGTAAGTCCCTCGTTTACATATTGATTGAAATGCAACAATTTTATGAAATCTGTTTAATACACTTGTTTTCCTCCCTTGCATTATGGTACATCATTGATCATATTGTTGTTTTGGTGTAGTGCTATGCGTATGTATATTTCTGCAAAGAATAAGCAGAGTCGGAGTTCAGTCCATTGGAAAAATTTGGCTGTAAGTTTCACCACTTGTGGTTTTCAAAAAACAGTTTTCCATGCCAAGTTTTCACTTGTTCATTCATTTGCTTGTGTTTAGAGCATTCCTCCCCAACCTAGCAACAAGGAGTGCGGGTACTTTATCATGCGATACATGAGAGATATCATTGAGGATAAAGACATGTCATTGTTTCCTTCCAAGGTATCAACATATATAGCTATAAATAGTCACTTGACTCAATTTCTATTAAGTGTGTTATTATATCTATGCCTTATTCACCAAAATGATTAACTGATCCTTTTGATATAATTAACTGATttcagtgggagaggagaggcagTAGCCAATACACCCAGGCAGATATTGATCAAGTGCGAAATGAgtgggggaagtttgttgtcaacaCATATGTGCACGAGTCATGAAGTAGCACACTTGTTGCTGGTACATTTTAGATAAGGAAAGCAtcttttttgtgcttctctgctggtaCATTGTCATGCACCATGTGTGGCATATTTTGGAACCATATATGTGTATCAGCTTTTTGATGTCCCGAGTAGATGGGCACGCACTAGAATGTTTTTCTTGTGTAAAATGTTGGTTTCAATGATTGGGAAATGCATCccttttgcttttgaagtttaaagtaatggttatatgaatcatttgatggtttgcaatgtttatatttgatAGAGTACTGTTCATTTCGTAAATAGaccaaatgaatgcacaatctaattcaggaatggaatgttcaaatgatcacacAACAGACCAAAGCTAATGATCActgcctgttgtctgaatgaccaaaaaggggagaaaaacacattgtaatcaatatatcacacatcggtttttaacgaaTTAGTGTCTTCTGATtaatactcagacaacagaattaattgaactctgttgtcttaatagctaatcacacaacagaattaattgaactctgttgtcctacaagttaatcacacaacagaagcaattgaactctgttgtcctaaatTTAATCACACAATAGATATAGTctaagaactgaagtttgaagagcaatcagacaacagacaaaataaaCAAATGTTGTCTGACATGATTAACATACAACGGTTGCAAactggcactgttgtctgaagacgcccCTAAACTGCTGCTCAGCTGCGcgcttggcatctgccgagctatcaaacaacagttataacaaatacctgttgtctgtgtgtttatcacacaactgtgttccaccgttgtctgatttttcatcagacaacggctcactctacaacggttatacatcaaatcacacaacggttttctgccgttgtctgatatcaaaattggtgtagtgctCTATCTCCACCACAAAACCTCAATCTCCACCTTCCAAAATCCAAAGTCATACTATCCAtactactctatctcctccatcaccaccaccatttcttattctctacctccattaacactaccactactacatcatttctccactctcttttctatcatcattttaTCCATCTACTCCACAtattcacacaatacataatacaagcttCACTATCTTTGGATTTTGGAAGGAGAGTgaatcatcaccaccaccatcaccaccaagatGTGAGCTTGGGGACAGTCCAACACACCACTAAGCCAACTCTATCCCttttactctagattatattttggtgtcTAATTTGATAatgaagttagtatatgtaattatgagtgagtagtactttgttggggctaaggttgaaagccctagccaatcttgtatgaattgatgttatAATATGATGTGttgcaattttctttaatatgtctacatgctagttcaagagttgaatgcatatgcttagactttaccactttgagtatgtgtgtttgctatgtcatgatataatgtttagagattggtaacctttgaatgttaaagcatgaaagcacactaggtgtgcatataggggttgtgaattacaatcacttagagataagtttggtttggtttgcatgatttcttcatctccaaactttatgcacttagggtaatgcactatatacctaaccggattgaaatgcatgacttaagtagttaaTTACTACACCCGAGAAGGGTTGCTTAATATCACAAAAGAAGCATATCCGTTGTCATATCCGAgagggatgcaaggagagaaattggttaattaatttagcatcatttatattgaaatgcatcaatacttgcaagggaggttagtggtagacaatctaaaTTCTAACTTTCATCCATTTGATCATTAGTTTAatttagagtaatttagtttcCATTTGAGTATCTAGCtatttttcaattcaaaactatcttcaaaaaccaaaatcaaatcactactccatcttgcacatactcaccatgagcctagatttccttgtgaatttaggtttgtcattgtacatttgcataatctagctctccttaggttcacaccctagctagtgaaatgaatccaatcctcgtgggttcgacatcctttcttaaatccctaaactattacttgtaccccttatacttgagggtggctatttggctcacaagtttttggcgccatTGCAAACACCCCCAAACTTGAAcattgcttgtcctcaagcaaacaagtttttggcgccattgcaaatacccccaaacttgaacattgcttgtcctcaagcaaactaaccCCAATTCGacactacaacaaaaacaacTACCTAATCCTTCCAACATTTTCCTCAAAGAACACAATACAGATAGGGCATGGAAATCAAGTTAAATCTTAATGGAGGATTGATTATTGATCAAATGCTTGTGTTTTGAAATGTGAAACATGTCTATAATTTGTTATTTCAATGTAACAAAATTAAGAAAGCATGTCAAACCATGTTAAACCATAAACTCACAAGATATTCTCTCCATTTTTCACACAAGTATTTGTGGGTTAACAACACTACACTAAAAACATTCTCATGCCATACCgtcatatgcttgctcttcaatCTTATCTCCACTTATCAACAGAATCACATCTTAGATGAAAAAGGACTTTTATTGGATGTAATGAGGCTTAGGGGTCAggggttaaagaaatgaaatggaATGGAATAACAATTTTCAAGCAACTTAATAAGCAACAATCTTTTTGAGATTAAGAACTAAAGATGCTAAAAATTTTCCACTTTCCCACCACTCCAACAAACTTAAACAAAAAActaattattgaattgaaataacaatcttttgagattttcttttgtttctcctctttttgctttcttttcaattttttcttgataccttttttttttcactaaaataaagtaaaattgcaaaacaaAGAACACCTCCACATTTATTCTTTTCCGAGTACCCCCAAACTTGTTTCTTTTAGCATCACGACATAACCAATCACGTATTGCTCATTAAGAAAGCTTGAAAGGGTAAGGCAAGTGTTTAAGTTAAAGGGATAGACATTTGTGGTGTGAATAATTGAAAGGCTAATTACATAAAGGCTCAAAATGGCAATCTAAGGATAATCTTTTGGgacatactcatttggccaCAAATCTTACTCAACTGCTCTTATTGTTTTTCATTAAAAATTATTGGGAGTTTGGATAAGTTGAGACTTTGTCTACTTGTGTGTTTGGTGCAAGAACTTCAAGGACGGAGCATAGAAGGTTATAGCCTAGgtaacattttctcaaattgtaCACTTGTC harbors:
- the LOC133730310 gene encoding uncharacterized protein LOC133730310, with translation MEPEVFGYSRKTFILGKDVRRLASMREVTGTCIAVYQRYLYDKLKAYKMLDMVAFVDPSLIGAVGCGNGTVKAQHIKDRLVTAKPGQMFMLPYNSGDHWVLTLVDPEKGTAYFMDPLKRRLPTGDWMSIVDTAMRMYISAKNKQSRSSVHWKNLASIPPQPSNKECGYFIMRYMRDIIEDKDMSLFPSKWERRGSSQYTQADIDQVRNEWGKFVVNTYVHES